In Chanodichthys erythropterus isolate Z2021 chromosome 7, ASM2448905v1, whole genome shotgun sequence, a genomic segment contains:
- the mterf2 gene encoding transcription termination factor 2, mitochondrial, translating to MLRLVTTSLCLYCQRAQVTPSLLTRPYSSIVHKENLVAIDALYDLSVDISKIRKLKGWVLRQRPLYVSETAALLRDMGASGPVIARVLELHPEAILCKPEQMEAQKKLWMSVCTSQKDLVGIIEKFPASFFTSSADHDNQKANIMYFQTLHLNKRIISKLMASAPQSFSRPVKQNEEMIQTLQKTYLDLGGREDNMKTWLQKLLTQNPYVLLKPPEVLRDNLAFLRDRGFTSNELLRLLSKLRGFVTELNPESMRLTLSYSQETLECTEAEFREIVLQCPALLYYSVPILTERFKGLLAAGVSMEQIMKTPTVLELTTQIVQYRIQKLRSFGYDVRTGSLEVLNGTKKDFEMSNGKLRLRQERPLFNPVAPLRTED from the coding sequence ATGTTGCGATTAGTCACGACATCGTTGTGTCTCTACTGCCAGCGGGCTCAAGTAACACCTTCACTCCTCACAAGGCCTTACTCCTCAATCGTTCACAAAGAGAACCTGGTTGCTATAGACGCCCTTTACGACTTATCCGTAGACATCAGTAAGATCCGAAAGCTGAAGGGATGGGTGTTGCGGCAGAGGCCCTTATACGTGAGCGAGACTGCCGCCCTGCTGAGGGACATGGGGGCTAGTGGGCCTGTCATCGCACGTGTTTTGGAGCTCCATCCTGAGGCCATCCTCTGCAAACCTGAGCAAATGGAGGCGCAGAAAAAGCTGTGGATGTCTGTGTGCACCAGCCAGAAGGATCTGGTTGGAATCATCGAAAAATTCCCTGCCTCGTTTTTCACCTCGTCCGCCGATCACGACAACCAGAAGGCCAACATCATGTACTTCCAGACGTTGCATCTTAACAAACGCATCATTAGCAAGCTCATGGCCAGCGCCCCTCAGAGCTTCAGCCGACCTGTGAAGCAAAATGAGGAGATGATCCAGACCCTGCAGAAGACCTATTTGGACTTGGGTGGGAGGGAGGATAATATGAAGACCTGGTTGCAGAAGCTGCTTACTCAGAATCCCTACGTGCTCCTGAAGCCCCCAGAGGTTTTGCGCGATAACTTGGCGTTCCTGCGCGACAGGGGCTTCACCAGCAATGAGCTCTTGCGGCTGCTTTCCAAACTGAGGGGATTTGTTACTGAGCTGAACCCTGAAAGCATGAGACTCACCCTCAGCTACTCCCAGGAGACCCTGGAATGCACAGAAGCAGAGTTCAGGGAGATTGTACTTCAGTGTCCAGCCTTGTTATACTATTCTGTGCCTATACTAACTGAACGCTTCAAAGGCCTCCTCGCTGCTGGAGTAAGCATGGAGCAGATCATGAAGACTCCCACAGTGTTAGAACTGACAACGCAGATAGTTCAGTATCGCATTCAGAAACTGCGCTCTTTTGGTTATGATGTACGTACCGGCAGCCTGGAAGTCCTTAATGGCACCAAAAAGGACTTTGAGATGAGCAATGGGAAGCTGCGTCTTAGGCAAGAGAGGCCACTTTTTAACCCAGTAGCTCCACTTCGAACGGAAGATTAa